Proteins encoded together in one Mobula birostris isolate sMobBir1 chromosome 21, sMobBir1.hap1, whole genome shotgun sequence window:
- the dusp5 gene encoding dual specificity protein phosphatase 5 isoform X1, with protein MTVSAIDSQRLNKVLRKQRGRNLILDCRPFLSFAASHVRGSHSVNLNSVVVRRSKGGPVPLQFIIPDEKARARLREGRVSTVVILDERTSQKQRLSKDSTAQNVLNTLTAVISTAKIYFLKGGYEDFHSQYPECCTELKQGFNYSSLQEADASRSNQLENPCRPAYDQGKPVEILPFLYLGSAYHASRPDFLDDLHITALLNVSRSCAEYFKSNYLYKFIPVEDSASADISSHFQEAIDFIDHVRHTGGKVLVHCEAGVSRSPTICLAYLMKSKQLRLEEAFDYIKERRSTISPNFGFMNQLLHYESEMLPLTHTISSCKRDTASCSAEELTYNKSLDSSVFTFPSSLLSTVPIPAPGHQFEFSPIKVSLSC; from the exons ATGACAGTTTCCGCGATCGACAGCCAACGCTTAAACAAAGTCCTTCGGAAACAAAGAGGCAGGAACCTGATCCTAGACTGTAGACCGTTTTTGTCCTTCGCCGCGTCTCACGTTCGCGGTTCGCACAGCGTGAACCTGAATTCGGTGGTGGTGAGAAGATCCAAAGGTGGCCCGGTTCCTCTGCAGTTCATCATCCCGGACGAGAAAGCCAGAGCCCGGCTTCGAGAAGGCAGGGTGTCCACTGTGGTGATACTGGACGAGAGAACTTCGCAGAAGCAGAGACTGAGCAAAGACAGTACGGCGCAGAACGTGTTAAACACGTTAACTGCTGTCATATCAACGGCCAAAATATATTTTCTCAAAG GGGGGTATGAAGATTTTCACTCTCAGTATCCAGAGTGCTGCACAGAGCTGAAACAAGGCTTCAACTACTCCAGTCTCCAAGAAGCTGATGCAAGCCGTTCAAACCAGCTTGAAAACCCCTGCAGGCCAGCCTACGATCAG GGGAAGCCTGTGGAGATTCTGCCTTTTTTATACTTGGGCAGTGCTTACCACGCCTCAAGACCAGACTTCTTAGATGATCTCCACATCACTGCTTTGCTAAATGTCTCCCGAAGCTGTGCAGAATACTTCAAAAGCAATTATCTTTACAAGTTCATCCCTGTAGAAGACAGTGCTTCGGCAGATATAAGTTCCCATTTCCAGGAAGCAATAGACTTCATTG ATCACGTGAGACACACAGGAGGGAAGGTTCTAGTCCACTGTGAAGCAGGAGTCTCTCGGTCACCCACGATCTGCTTAGCCTATCTAATGAAAAGCAAGCAACTACGACTGGAGGAAGCCTTTGACTACATCAAAGAGCGAAGAAGTACGATTTCTCCAAATTTTGGATTTATGAACCAGCTACTACATTATGAATCTGAAATGCTCCCCCTTACCCACACCATCAGTTCTTGTAAAAGAGACACAGCGTCCTGCTCTGCAGAGGAATTGACCTACAACAAAAGTTTGGACAGTTCAGTTTTTACCTTTCCCAGTTCACTCTTAAGTACAGTGCCAATCCCAGCACCAGGTCATCAGTTTGAATTCAGTCCAATAAAGGTATCGCTTTCGTGCTGA
- the dusp5 gene encoding dual specificity protein phosphatase 5 isoform X2, with amino-acid sequence MTVSAIDSQRLNKVLRKQRGRNLILDCRPFLSFAASHVRGSHSVNLNSVVVRRSKGGPVPLQFIIPDEKARARLREGRVSTVVILDERTSQKQRLSKDSTAQNVLNTLTAVISTAKIYFLKGGYEDFHSQYPECCTELKQGFNYSSLQEADASRSNQLENPCRPAYDQVLLDSLFAEELQMDLNTLQSPASIWLYDGGKVLDEAV; translated from the exons ATGACAGTTTCCGCGATCGACAGCCAACGCTTAAACAAAGTCCTTCGGAAACAAAGAGGCAGGAACCTGATCCTAGACTGTAGACCGTTTTTGTCCTTCGCCGCGTCTCACGTTCGCGGTTCGCACAGCGTGAACCTGAATTCGGTGGTGGTGAGAAGATCCAAAGGTGGCCCGGTTCCTCTGCAGTTCATCATCCCGGACGAGAAAGCCAGAGCCCGGCTTCGAGAAGGCAGGGTGTCCACTGTGGTGATACTGGACGAGAGAACTTCGCAGAAGCAGAGACTGAGCAAAGACAGTACGGCGCAGAACGTGTTAAACACGTTAACTGCTGTCATATCAACGGCCAAAATATATTTTCTCAAAG GGGGGTATGAAGATTTTCACTCTCAGTATCCAGAGTGCTGCACAGAGCTGAAACAAGGCTTCAACTACTCCAGTCTCCAAGAAGCTGATGCAAGCCGTTCAAACCAGCTTGAAAACCCCTGCAGGCCAGCCTACGATCAG GTCTTGCTGGACAGTCTATTTGCTGAGGAGTTGCAAATGGACTTGAACACTTTGCAGTCACCTGCGTCCATCTGGCTTTATGATGGAGGGAAGGTCCTTGATGAAGCAGTTTAA